One genomic segment of Komagataella phaffii GS115 chromosome 4, complete sequence includes these proteins:
- a CDS encoding NADPH-dependent medium chain alcohol dehydrogenase with broad substrate specificity, producing the protein MAYPDTFEGFAVTDTAKWSTTKKIEFTPKRFQEHDIDVKIHACGICGSDVHTVCGGWAKPDLPVIPGHEIVGEVVRVGPKVKGFEIGQRVGVGAQVWACLECDTCKDNNETYCPQWVDTYNATYPDGDKAWGGYSSHIRVHDHFVFPIPDELPTNAVAPMLCAGITTYSPLVRNGAGPGKKVGIIGIGGLGHFAIMWARALGCEVYTFSRTHSKEADAKKLGTDHFIATWEDKDWAKKIGRKLDFIISCGNSATNFDMDGYLSVLKVHGKLISVGLPEEPFTLSAGSFIKNGCYLGSSHLGNRQEMLDMLKLAADKGIGSWYEELPISEEGLKEGLERCHNNDVKYRFTLTGYDKAFK; encoded by the coding sequence ATGGCGTACCCAGACAcctttgaaggatttgCCGTCACTGACACTGCAAAATGGTCCACAACCAAGAAGATAGAATTCACCCCAAAAAGGTTCCAGGAACATGATATCGATGTCAAGATCCATGCCTGTGGTATCTGCGGGAGTGATGTTCACACTGTTTGCGGGGGATGGGCAAAACCAGACCTTCCCGTGATCCCAGGACATGAGATCGTTGGTGAGGTTGTTAGAGTGGGCCCAAAAGTGAAGggatttgaaattgggCAAAGAGTTGGTGTTGGAGCTCAAGTTTGGGCCTGTCTAGAGTGCGACACATGCAAGGATAACAACGAAACGTACTGTCCTCAATGGGTGGACACTTACAATGCCACTTATCCTGATGGTGACAAGGCATGGGGTGGTTATTCCTCTCACATCAGAGTCCACGATCACTTTGTATTCCCTATTCCTGATGAACTTCCAACTAATGCTGTGGCCCCAATGTTGTGCGCTGGTATCACCACGTACTCTCCGTTGGTAAGAAATGGAGCTGGTCCAGGAAAGAAGGTGGGTATCATCGGAATTGGAGGGTTGGGACATTTTGCCATCATGTGGGCTAGGGCTCTTGGTTGCGAAGTGTACACGTTTTCTAGAACACATAGCAAGGAAGCTGATGCTAAGAAATTGGGAACTGACCATTTTATTGCGACGTGGGAGGACAAAGACTGggccaagaagattggCAGAAAGCTGGACTTTATCATTTCGTGTGGAAATTCGGCCACGAACTTTGATATGGATGGTTACCTCAGTGTGCTGAAGGTTCATGGTAAACTCATTTCCGTCGGCCTTCCAGAGGAGCCATTCACGCTGTCTGCTGGAAGCTTTATCAAGAACGGTTGCTACTTGGGATCGTCCCACTTGGGGAACAGACAGGAGATGCTTGATATGCTGAAACTTGCTGCTGATAAGGGCATTGGTTCTTGGTATGAGGAGCTCCCAATCTCTGAGGAAGGGCTGAAGGAAGGACTGGAGAGATGCCACAACAATGACGTTAAGTATAGGTTCACCCTGACCGGTTACGATAAGGCATTCAAATAG
- a CDS encoding Carbonic anhydrase: MGGLSFERQSTSILKNLDNPIEQEEIRTPEPEMEVKETVEGVPMALSGSTSSTKSNPDINNTVVNPESLVPPPPPVDSVPFKLNKQSVLSDFLKQNRLATERINEYSPAIIESNGTGQQPHTLWIGCSDSRISEACLGVMPGEVFTHRNICNIVNSNDFSVTGAIQFAVDVIKVKKIIVCGHTDCGGVWAALSSKRIGGVLDLWLNPVRHVRAQNRKELSLIKDPKEKCATLARLNLINSVQQLKRHPSCLAALKNQDVEIYGLMYDVGTGLLSEVEIPCDDEFDDVFHVGDHDDTEAGGH; this comes from the coding sequence ATGGGTGGTTTATCATTTGAACGTCAAAGCACAAGCATCTTAAAAAACTTAGACAATCcaattgaacaagaagaaattagAACCCCAGAACCCGAAATGGAAGTGAAGGAAACTGTCGAAGGCGTTCCGATGGCATTGTCTGGTTCAACTTCCAGCACAAAGTCAAACCCAGACATTAATAATACGGTCGTTAATCCGGAGTCATTGGTTCCCCCACCACCTCCGGTGGACTCTGTTCCTTTCAAGCTCAACAAGCAGTCGGTCCTTTCggatttcttgaaacagAACAGATTGGCTACTGAGCGTATCAACGAGTATTCTCCGGCAATCATTGAGTCCAACGGTACAGGTCAGCAACCACACACATTGTGGATTGGCTGCTCTGACTCCAGAATCAGTGAGGCATGCTTGGGAGTAATGCCGGGTGAAGTTTTCACCCATAGAAACATTTGCAATATCGTTAATTCGAACGATTTCTCCGTAACTGGAGCCATTCAATTTGCCGTTGATGTAATTAAGGTGAAGAAGATCATTGTTTGTGGTCACACCGACTGCGGAGGAGTCTGGGCTGCCctttcttccaagagaaTTGGAGGAGTATTGGATCTTTGGTTGAACCCTGTACGTCATGTCAGAGCGCAAAATCGTAAAGAGCTGAGTTTAATCAAGGACCCCAAAGAAAAGTGTGCCACACTTGCACGTCTGAATCTGATCAACTCGGTCCAACAGTTGAAACGTCATCCATCGTGTCTTGCAGCTTTAAAGAACCAAGACGTGGAGATTTACGGACTTATGTATGACGTTGGTACTGGGCTGTTGAGCGAGGTTGAGATCCCATGCGACGATGAGTTCGACGATGTGTTCCATGTTGGTGACCACGATGATACTGAAGCCGGTGGACATTAA